From Triticum aestivum cultivar Chinese Spring chromosome 4A, IWGSC CS RefSeq v2.1, whole genome shotgun sequence, a single genomic window includes:
- the LOC123085614 gene encoding abscisic acid receptor PYL4 gives MPCIPASSPSIQHHNHHHRVLAGVGMGCGAEAVVAAAGTAGMRCREHDCEVPAEVARHHEHAEPGSGQCCSAVVQHVAAPAAAVWSVVRRFDQPQAYKRFVRSCALVAGDGGVGTLREVHVVSGLPAASSRERLEILDDESHVLSFRVVGGEHRLKNYLSVTTVHPSPAAPSSATVVVESYVVDVPAGNTTEDTRVFIDTIVKCNLQSLAKTAEKVAAVS, from the coding sequence ATGCCGTGCATCCCGGCGTCCAGCCCCAGCatccagcaccacaaccaccaccacAGAGTCCTAGCAGGCGTCGGCATGGGGTGCGGCGCGGAGGCGGTCGTGGCCGCGGCCGGGACGGCAGGGATGAGGTGCAGGGAGCACGACTGCGAGGTCCCGGCGGAGGTGGCGCGGCACCACGAGCACGCGGAGCCGGGGTCCGGCCAGTGCTGCTCCGCGGTGGTGCAGCACGTGGCGGCGCCCGCGGCGGCGGTGTGGTCCGTGGTGCGCCGGTTCGACCAGCCGCAGGCGTACAAGCGGTTCGTCCGCAGCTGCGCCCTGGTGGCCGGTGACGGCGGCGTGGGCACGCTCCGCGAGGTGCACGTCGTGTCGGGCCTCCCCGCGGCGTCCAGCCGCGAGCGGCTCGAGATCCTGGACGACGAGAGCCACGTGCTCAGCTTCCGCGTCGTCGGCGGGGAGCACCGGCTCAAGAACTACCTCTCCGTCACCACCGTGCACCCATCCCCGGCCGCGCCGTCCAGCGCCACCGTCGTCGTGGAGTCGTACGTCGTGGACGTGCCCGCGGGCAACACGACCGAGGACACCCGCGTGTTCATCGACACCATCGTCAAGTGCAACCTCCAGTCGCTGGCCAAGACCGCCGAGAAGGTCGCCGCCGTGTCGTGA